GTTGCGCAATCAACTCCAGCATAGCATCATCTCGGATCTGTTGCAAGTCATCCGGGTTTGGGAACTCCATCGCATGGAGGCTTCCTTCCTGAAGTTTGATGAGTCGGACAGAATTATCAGGAATGGATTGGAAGATAATCCTATCTAAAGGCGGCTTACCTCCCCAGTATGTATCGTTCGCCTCGAGCACGATCTTATCGTTGCGATCCCATCGTACGAACTTGAAGGGACCCGTCCCAACGGGGTTACTCGTAAAATCTTCACCCCATTTTTGCAGTGCCGTCGGACTCACAATTGAGAAAGCATGAATGGTAAGCGTGTAAAGGAACGGCGCATAAGCCGTTTTAAGGTGGATTTGAACCGTAAATTCATCAACCGCAGTAATTGTATCCACAACCTCCGCCAAGCCGGTGTCTATCCAGTAGTTATAGGCACCGCCAATCTTATGGAACGGATGCGTGTCGTCGTGCTGTCGATTCAGAGAGAAAAGAACCGCTTCGGCATTGAAAGGGGTTCCGTCATGGAAGGTTACACCTTGCCGAAGATGAAAAGTCCAGGTCAATCCATCTTCTGAACTTTCCCAACTTACAGCAAGCGCCGGTTCGAGGGTTGTGCTTTCATCCTTATATTGAACGAGCGTGTCGTAGATATTGTTGCAAACTTTGAAGGATTCCCCATCTATTTCATGCGCAGGATCCAATCCAACAGAGTCTCCACCGCGCCCAAAAATTAAGGTGCCACCGCGTTTGGGATGTGAATCGGCAAGGACCGGCGAGAATCCCGCAAGTAGCAATATTAGAAGCGGGAATAAGAGAATCCTTGCAAAAAACCCATGTTTCATAAATTTCTCCGACATTTAAAAAAGATATACGCCTTATGATACGGAGTTTTCCGCAAAATGTCAAATGGTTTTCGGTCTTCGGGAACCAACCCCGGTAGGAGCGGTTTGATGAGGTTTAAATAAATATCTCGGTAATTCTATCCCCAAAATACCTGTGTAGGGGCAGGTCTTGTGCCTGCCCACGCATTACCGAATTAAATTCTTAATCTTCATGTAACCGCTCCGAAGCGTGAAATCCGATAATTTCTTAAAACTGAATGACCCCGGGGCTTCGGTTATCGGTCACAAGAGGAAATCGTTATCAGGGTTGAAACCTTTTTTCTCTAAAAAGCGTTCTGTTAATTGGAGTGGTGTCTTAAAAATAGTAATAGGGTTTAATTTGCCTAAAAAATTATGTTATCTGCTGAGCAACTTATCCAGAACTTAACCGACACAACGCAACCGAGCATCGTTCGCTGCAGTGCCATTGTGAATCTTGTCTCACAGAGTAGCTCACACGGAATAGGTTCCCTAATTGAGGTGCTTGCCGATTCAGATTCGGTGATCCGGCGTGAAGCCGCGATGGCACTTCAGCAAATGGACGCAACTCGCGCTGCACAACCGCTGCTCGAAGCGTTGCGGGTGGAGTCAAATGATTTAACGCTTTGGGCGATGCTTGAAGCCGTTGGTGAACTGGCTACGCCTGATGCCCTTCCTATGCTCGAATCGCTCCGCACTGCTGGTTCTATGCTCACGCGGATCGAAGTGAAGAAAAGCATAGCTCGGATCGAGGCGCGTTATGTCAATGGAGGCACTTCCGCAGTCGCAGAAACGCCTGAATCCGTCCTGCATAGTGAACACGAACCCTCAGATTTTACAGATCCAGAAACCACTCCTGAAGAAAACATCGTAGAACCGGCGTCGAATGTGCCTTCCGACAGCACGGCAGGTGTTCAAGCGGCTACGTCCGATAATTCGTTTATAGAACAAGGAGAAGGTATAGCGACAATTGAAGCTGGTGAAGAACAGCCGAGAGCGTCCGTAGAAACAACGTTCACAAGTCCATCTGCTGATCCAGATGAAAGGACCGTGGCAGTCCCAGAAGAAACAAATGATATACCGGATCGGACACAGTCCGCTGATGAGCGGGTCGATGTTATGGAGGAAACCGAACCTACAGATCAAGTAACTGACACATCGGATTATGTGCAGTTTGACGATGAACCGATTGAACCTACAGATGAAGTATGGGCAGACCCCCAACCCAAAACACCCACTGATACTTTCACAACCGATACGGAAGCACAACGAGAAAAAGAAGATAAAGAGATAGACGATTTAGCGGAATCTATTGCACGATCGTCTCGTCTCGCCGGTTCGTCGGTTAATCTTCCAATGTTAGCACCGAATGCTGCCACTGTCCCCTATGATCCGAACAGTACCGCCCTTGAACCCACACAGTCGAATTTCTTCCTGACCCTCATACACCCCGGTAGGTATCTCTCCAAGCAATGGTTGCAGCGAACACGCGTTTATCTGATACTCTGGACTGCTCTCGTCATCGTTACAATCGCTTTCACTCAGTATCAGAAACACACACAAATAGAGTTAAGTCCCCTCTCTCGTTTTGGGCTTTCTGTCACTGAACTACCGGAGTTGGTAAAGCGCTCATTGGCGGAAGGTGATTTCTACATTCAGGAGGGATATTACAGAAAAGCCATCAATTCGTATGAGTTGAGCAGAGGACTCGGGGCCCTCCCGATTAGTTTCTATAGGAAACTCGGATTCGCGTACTTTAAGGAAGGTCAGTACGCCCTTGCCACGGAAGCGTATGAACTGTTTTTAGAGGCGAGAGAGCATGAAAACCCAGACGTGTTTGCTGTCGAAGCTTCACTTGTCGGTGTTTACCCGCTTACGTCGGTAGGAGAAGGAACGACACGCGACTATGAAACTTACAATATCCTCGGCACGGCGTATATGAAACTCGGACGTGTTCTGGATGCGCGACGCGCCTATGAAAAGGCAATACATATCGCACCGAAATATGGCGAGGCATACAATAATCTCGCACGTCTCTACGCCGATAATTATTCAAACCCCATTTGGATGAAAGATTGGAAGGTTGAAAAGTTAGAAGGTTGGAAGGCGGAGCCACCCGCCCACCCTTCCGATCTTCCACTCTTCCAGTCTTCTCTCCCCAGCCTACGGCTTGCTGAAGCCTTAGCCTATACAGCCGTAACATTGACCCCGGATGTCGCTACTTATCACAATACGCTCGGTTGGATTTTATCAAGGCGGGGACAAGTCAACAAGGGTATGAAAACTTTGGAACGTGCCATCGATCTACAGAGCGATGCCGTCGAGCCTTACTTTCATCTCGCACAGGTAGCACTCAAAGCCAACGAACGCAAGAAGGCAATACAAGCAATCCGAAACGTGTTCAAACTCAATCCCGCGTTTGTATCCCTCAATACAGCAAAGCAGCAATGATTAAGGTCATTTATAGTGAATTATGGAATACATTTACATCTTGTAGGGGCACCCCTTGTGGATGAAGGTCATTTACATCTTGTAGGGGCACCCCTTGTGGGTGCCCGCAAACCCTAAGCAATAATATAAAAAATTTAGCGAATCACAGAAAATTTGCCGACGCGTCGATCATTTTCAGACGAAAGGACATAGATATAGACGCCACTGCTGACACTACCAGAGAACTCCCAAATCCTTTTGTCTCTCCCATGTTCTGTCCGAGGGAATGCCGCAACACAATTTCCACTGACATCGTAGATATAAATATCAGTTCCCACCGGGATCTTATCGAAGGTAACCCAATTACACGCTGCCACTGGATTCGGATAGACAATCACCTCCTCAAGCGTTGATGCCGGAAGCATTATTGTCAACATCCTGGCATCCTCTGCGAGATCGGCACCGTGTATATCCGAAAGTTGCAATGCCTCAATCTGATAACGATTGCCTGTACGAAAGACTTTTGGAGAGAAGGTCAGGACAACCCGCTTACCCCCCTGGTTAAGGATCGCTGAGCGTGGGGTGTAACGCTCCAAACCATTTTCTACAGTTCCTTGTTTGGACACACGGTAACGCCCGGCGTGTGCCGCAGAGACCCCCATCGGTTTGTCAAACGTCAATATGAGTTGATTCGGGGGCGAAAGCGCAGCAGCAGTCAAGCGCGGTCGTCGCGTTGGCGCGACAGATATCGATCTGGATTGCTTTGAAAGTGAACCGTTTGAATGCTGAGACGCGACGGCGTACCAGTACGTTTGTCCTGTGGTCAGTCCAGTATCCGTGAAATGCGGTTCCCGAATCCCATCACGGATCTTTTCCAGTAATTTCTCGCGTCCGCCGCGATAGAGGGCATAGGTCACCGTATCCTGTACTTTTTGCCACGTCAGATGAACAGAACGTTCATCAATCGGTTTCGCCGTAATTCCCCACGGTGGATTGAGTGGAACCCGCAATTGCGAAGGTACAGATGCAGGAGTCTGGAAAAGGGTTAAGGCGTTATGACTGTTAAACAGCAGTGCCTTTGCCCCACTGCCATTCAGATCCACCACAATCGGATTGAAAGTGCTCGTCGCGGTGTGGTGCCAGATAGGGCGATAGCCTATGCCGTCATACTGGATGAGGTAGAAGTTCGGCTGAGCGGCGATGCAAAGTTCATCACGACCATCGTTATTCGCGTCCGAAATCGTCATCCCATTTCCACCATCCTGCACGTCTCGGATGCGTTGTGTCCACACAGCACGATAGATATCATCACCATTTGATTTGAAAATCGTTAAAAGCCAGTGATGATAACGAATATCAAGGACTGTAGTGCCGACGTGGGTCCCTGTTTTGGCGCAGATAGCAAACTCCGGGTTCCCATCACCGTCCATATCCCCAGCGGCAAAAAGTTGTGGGGTGCCTTCAGAAAGCCTGCTTATCCACGTTTGCCTGTATTGGTTGTTTCCAGTCGCCTCGTGTATGAATACATACCCATCGTTGTCCCCGGCTAAAATCTCTTGCCGTCCATCCCCATCAAAATCACCCGTAGCGAAATTCGCACTCATCCCGTTGTTCCCCCACATCGGGTTTTTCAGGGTCGCTACCCTTCGATAGTCGTTATTTCTTGCCGCCTCGTACACCGAAATAGTGTTCGTAACAT
This genomic window from Candidatus Poribacteria bacterium contains:
- a CDS encoding ABC transporter substrate-binding protein — protein: MKHGFFARILLFPLLILLLAGFSPVLADSHPKRGGTLIFGRGGDSVGLDPAHEIDGESFKVCNNIYDTLVQYKDESTTLEPALAVSWESSEDGLTWTFHLRQGVTFHDGTPFNAEAVLFSLNRQHDDTHPFHKIGGAYNYWIDTGLAEVVDTITAVDEFTVQIHLKTAYAPFLYTLTIHAFSIVSPTALQKWGEDFTSNPVGTGPFKFVRWDRNDKIVLEANDTYWGGKPPLDRIIFQSIPDNSVRLIKLQEGSLHAMEFPNPDDLQQIRDDAMLELIAQPGMNIGYLAMNMDKEPFDNLKVRLAINHAINKTAIIKHLYQGMGIPAKNPIPPTLWSYDDSIEDYDYDPELAKRLLTEAGYANGFETTLWALPVPRPYIPDGRALAEVLQSELRNIGIETKIVTFDWGTYLEKTKNGEHDIAMLGWFADIGDPDNFLHYLLSKSAAKKPAGNIAFYRSDAMQDVLERARASTDQNERVLLYQQAQHIFHEDVPWVPLAHAQQILVINRKVKNLKLHPLSWKYFRQIWIEE
- a CDS encoding tetratricopeptide repeat protein codes for the protein MLSAEQLIQNLTDTTQPSIVRCSAIVNLVSQSSSHGIGSLIEVLADSDSVIRREAAMALQQMDATRAAQPLLEALRVESNDLTLWAMLEAVGELATPDALPMLESLRTAGSMLTRIEVKKSIARIEARYVNGGTSAVAETPESVLHSEHEPSDFTDPETTPEENIVEPASNVPSDSTAGVQAATSDNSFIEQGEGIATIEAGEEQPRASVETTFTSPSADPDERTVAVPEETNDIPDRTQSADERVDVMEETEPTDQVTDTSDYVQFDDEPIEPTDEVWADPQPKTPTDTFTTDTEAQREKEDKEIDDLAESIARSSRLAGSSVNLPMLAPNAATVPYDPNSTALEPTQSNFFLTLIHPGRYLSKQWLQRTRVYLILWTALVIVTIAFTQYQKHTQIELSPLSRFGLSVTELPELVKRSLAEGDFYIQEGYYRKAINSYELSRGLGALPISFYRKLGFAYFKEGQYALATEAYELFLEAREHENPDVFAVEASLVGVYPLTSVGEGTTRDYETYNILGTAYMKLGRVLDARRAYEKAIHIAPKYGEAYNNLARLYADNYSNPIWMKDWKVEKLEGWKAEPPAHPSDLPLFQSSLPSLRLAEALAYTAVTLTPDVATYHNTLGWILSRRGQVNKGMKTLERAIDLQSDAVEPYFHLAQVALKANERKKAIQAIRNVFKLNPAFVSLNTAKQQ